The genomic window AAAGAAACAACCGCTAATTGATTGGGCCCAAAAAGAGAAGAGATAGATGAGATAGATGTCCATTCCTTGGCCTCTTCCCCAATCCCTTGGTTTCTTCCTCTCGGTTTTAACCGCAAGATACTCTATGCTTAGACTTCAGAGTCCAGACCTAGCTAGCTACAACACCGAGTATAATTCTAATATACTGGAGTACAGTATAGTAATAGTAGCACCGTAATTTGTAATGTAATGGTGGGGGGTGGGAACGGTCCACGGTCACGGGGTGAGTCAGCGGCGTGCACCGGCGGTAGCCGGTCACATGTAGGGGTCAAAGCGCGGCGCCGCGGTCAATCGTTCAGACGGATGGGGCATGACACGTGTACGTCGCCCTTTGACCGGGCCCTACCCACCCACGCCAGCGTGACGCTACGTGATCTCTGCTCTGCTCTGCGCCCTCCGATCTCGATCTCGAGAGCGAGCTGACGGCCGCTGATGCTGGCGGTGGCATTGCATCATGGCATACGATGAGACCAAGGGAATAACATGTGCGGGGTCAAGCTGGCAGTGGCAGGTGGGGCCATTTCCATTCGGAGACAGTGCATGACTCTGCACGTCGGGGCATCGGGAACTGCTTTCGATCGAtcgccatttccatttccatttccatttcccTGCAAAAGATCATAGAAAGGGAGCCTTAAGTGAGACTGTTTCTGTTTGGTCTCTCACTCGGCTCCTGTTGCGTCCAGCAGAAATATTTAGAGCGCAAGTGCATGCTACGCATACCATCCGATTGTTTATACTATCCCAAgtagtagtacagtactactatctATTTCCGTTCTGTTCGAGTTTGCTGTTTCAGGGCATGATTCATTTTCGTGTGCATCAACTTTCAGAATCTATATGTGTCTTCAAGTGTTCGATCGGAGCGATTCGATTATGGTCTCAGTTTGTGCTTGAGTGGAAGCGTCGGGGCCGTCCATATAAAGCGTGTGAATCCGAGTAGAAAACGCCCGCACGTCATCATAGGATAGGATAGTATTTGTCCAGCTCGTGCACCGGTGTTTTGCGTATGCCGTGGCGGTGCGCCTGACCTGACCTGAGACCAGGGTACGCGGCGCGGCGCTAGCTCTGCGTCCCGACGTCTCATGTGAAAAGCGAGGCGTCGCAAGCATGGCCTCCACGTCGTCCACGCTTATACTACACGCTAACGCCGGCAACACCGTGTCTCCTGGCTAAAAAAACCGTGCGGGGCGGGCGGCGTCTGAAAGCGGCCGGGGCCGTGCCGGTGCGCGTGAGCGGGGTGTGAACCGtcgggagctcgagctcgatcgATCGCGCGGGCGCGCACCGCGGTACTCGTCCAGGCACTGTGCGCGCAGCAGCACATGCCGATTTGGATCTGACACGATCGTCAGCCAGCACGGCGGTGTGCCGGTACGGTACGGCGGACAAAATTACTATTATGACCTATAAGGCTAACAAAATCCCGATTTGACCTCGTTTCAAAAGAAATTTCGATTCTGACCTTTTTGGGTGACGCCAACATCCCTGTCGTCTGGGTTGCGaagcagacgccagggtccctggcgtctggcccctgacCCGTTCTGCCCGCCTGCCCGTTAACCTGCTGATGTGGCAAAGGGGCCAGATGCCAAGGACACTGGCGTCTGGCTCGCTTTGCTCGCGCAGGTGACCAGACAAGTTGTCTGGTGTGTCTGATGGATACCCAGACGCCAAGGTCCATGGCGTCTGCCTCCCAcaaccagacgccaaggaccctggcgtctggtacCTATCCTGTGCTGGCTCCCCTGCTTTACCCTGTTTCTGGTGTCAATCGATAGCCAGACGCGAAGGAACCTGGCGTTTGGTCCCCTGATTTATAGCCAGACgtcaaggaccctggcgtctggtatCTACCCTGTGCATATAAATGAGTAAATGAGTCCTCCTTTTGACAGATTTCATGGCAATCAATGAATTCATAGACATCACAGGAAACAACAATTCACATAAATCACATCATTGAGTAGTACTTTTAAACGACAAATTCATGTCAAACATTCTTAGCAACTTCACGAATCTGGTGCAACTTAATTCGAACGGCAACAAGTTCATGGAAAGAAACGACAACAAGTTCATGGAAAGAGACTACACCAAGTTCATCGAAACAAACTAGAACAAGCTCATTGAAACAAACTACAACAAGCTCACTTCTTCCTTCCTCTCTTCACGATATCTGCAAGTGTATGCTCCTCCTCTTCGCTAGCCTCATGCTCCTCCTCTTCGCTAGCCTCCTCCGCCTCCGCATCATTGTTGGACTTATATCTTTGCATTCCCGTAGGCATAAATTGATGAGGATACTCCGAACTATGGAATTGAGTGTTCCATATCTTCTTTCTACCTTTCTGGCCTGGTGTCTTAGCTATTGCTTTGCCTTTTTTAGAGCGGGCATTGCCTTGTGTCGGTTGTGTAACCTGTgatggttgtggagcatcaacatcaTACTCATGATCCTCTTGATGTGTTGCATCATACTAATGCTCATCATAATGTGTTGGCTCCTCTTGATGTGCTGGCTCCTCTTCATTGACCTCCTCCTTTATGTCCTCTTCGTTCTGGACATAATGCCGTTTATTAGCTCTGGCGGCGCGGCTACCAGGTGCATACACGTCGCTGGACTGAGCACCATGGCAAGAAAGCATAGCTGCCATCTTATGGAACCGCTTCTTGAACTTCTGCGACAACACAAAATAtgctatgatatgagatgcaaataACTAATCCGCGAAAAGAAACTTTTATAATATATTGCGACTAACCTCCATCGTGCTCCTAAGAGTCCTCTCAGATAATGCACCACCAGGTGGATGACTCAGTGCAACATTGGCATCGTTGACGCACAGAAGCAACTCTCTGCCCTGCAATTCATGAACACACCAAACTTATGTATTTGAAAGAAGACAACATGATGCAAGTATGTTAGAATCGGTCAAACAGGCTACCATTTCGTCATGCATCGGTGCATAGTCAACGTGAGCCCCTCTGGTGTCTCTCACAGCCGTGTTGAAGGTTTGGTAACCTTGTgcagtctccgggtcttcagacacCAACTCCGACCACTCCTCATGAGTCCAACCAGGCTTCAGCTTCAACCGGTAACGATCCGCATACCACACTTGATACTTCTGATATGCTGACTGATTGTGAGGTCTATTCTCTGATTGCACTAACGTGTCTTTTTGATTCCAAATTTCTATCCACGCACGGTGTTTGTTTGCCCAATCCGATATATCCTGATTGTTCCTTCGATCGAACCTACAAATGATGCACGGGACAAAGCATTAGCAAACATTGACTTATTCAATGATCCACTACATACTCAAGGCATGCTTGCTTACCGATGCAGAGATAACATTTCCTCCTTGCTCTCCTCAATTGGAATACCTTGTCTTCTTCCAAATTGTCCTGCCACACGGTCTACAAAGTGCCACTCGACtgcgaagaagcatatcattgggcaCCTCGCCCGCCAAAGATGGCTATCACGCGTGCACATCTCATTAAGATCAAAGTCACGATCTTCCACATAAGGCAACCAATATACCTGCAAAACAAAAAGGTACATTGTTAGCTACATAAGTTTCATTATTGACTAAATTTTATCTCATCGAACTTCTCAAAACCTGCTCAGCAGTCAAGGTGTCCAGCTCGTTCATatagcacttgtatcgcacatgcgAGCTTCCTGTGTAGACTGTTACTTGTTCCCAATAGTAAGCAAGCGTAGGGCGCCGATATGGATCATCATCATGCAACCCGTCATGATTACCCCGTGGGTTTGCCATGAGGGGGTTCTTGAAATCGGGCCGTCCAACCGGGATCCGCTCCCACATCCACACGGATAGGCTCCAAACAAACCCAGACAATGAGGATgtatctcccttcctccgacacgcCAAGTCAAGCTGCAATCACACAAACATGTTAGATATGGAGGCGCATGACAAATGCAAGATAAATGGTTGCAAATATCTCTTACCTGACGATACAAATATGCTAGTGCGGCCGAACCCCAGCTATACTGGGTATCCCAGTTATTGAGTAGCTCCAAGAACATCCAGAGGGCTGAGTTCCCGATTGCATTTGAGAAGACTACCTTGGTTAGTACATACCAAAGATAGGCCCGCGCGTACTGTTGCACAACCACGTCATTGGCACCCTGAGGGCACGGATTGGTGTCTCCTCTGACTAGTTTTAGCCAAGAATGCCTCACTCTCGCGGTATCGGCCTTGCCTTCTTGAGGGTCGTCGGGCTGAACACCAATTAAAATGCCTGTCCGTTCTCGCCAATTAACGACGCTGACACGACCGGTAACAGCTTGTCCGTCGATAGGAAGACCGCTTATCATAGCCATGTCCTCTAGGGTCATTGTCAGCTCCCCACATGGAAGGTGGAATGAGTGAGTCTCCGGCCTCCAACGATCCACAAGTGCGGTCAACGCCGCGTGGTTCACGGTGGAGCGCGTCGCTTAAACTGCAACACGAATGGGAGAAGACCCAATCTCCGAATATAAGGCTCGTACCGCGGGTCGTAAGTAAAGCCATCAGCGGAatgacccctcatgcgcatagcAACTACATGCTGCAAATAAAGTGATGTTTTGATCAATACAAGAACATAAATGAGAAATAAAGAAATTTGACAAGTCTTGCTTCTTACATTTTTATTCTCAATGGCACgagcacgatgctccttatcccactCATCGATTAATCCGGCATACCAAGGTCCATCATCATCCGCCATCCTACAAAACAAATCATAAACATCTATGAATACATGAACAATATAAAACAATACAATTTTCTTCTCCAAGTTATGCCATATGAACAAACCATTCTTCTCAAACATAAccacatcattttcttcttcttcatatgCACACATAATTCTTCTCAAACATACCAACATCATCTCAATCAAATAAATTTGTCAAATAATATGGTGTCACATATGCAAATACATATCATCTAGAGTACCAAATTTCACCATATATTTTGCAAATATAGTATGCCAACAATAGGATTATATACACATACACACATCATCTATCAAACCAAATTATCAAACAAGTCTATTTTACATACAAAAATCATGTATTCATCACCCCTcttagttcaaaaaaaaaaacctaTGGACAACATATACACAAAACGGAATTGATTTTGCCTACATGTTCAACTACACATCATCTACTGCCTACCAAATCATCTATCAACTACAAACAATTTCCTAAAACAAAAAAAACCATCTACTCATCTAACATCACCTAGTGTTGAATAATGCATCCAACAAGAGAGGGGAAAACCAAAACAAATTGGAGGGAATAGCGGAGAATACCTCAAGGATGCTTGGGGGGTCAGATCCACAAATTTGGGTGGAGGATGGAGTAGATCAAGGGGGGGTTTGGTGTGAGGGAGAAGAGGGGCGAGAGAGAGAAAGCTCTCTGTTCTTCGGCCGCCAGGGAGAGAGGTTGGGGATGAGTGGGCTGGGCCCTTGGGGTTATCCAgttaccagggccagacgccagagtccttggcgtctggcccctttgccacgtcgGCAGGTCAACGGGCAAgcgggcagtgcgggccaggggccagacgccagggcccctggcgtctgcttcgcaacccagacgccagggatgttGGCGTCACCCAAAAAGGTCAGAaacgattttttttttgaaacaaggtcAAATTGAAATTTTGTTAGCCTTTTAGATCATAACCGTGATTTTGTTCCGGTACGGCGGCCTCGCGGCCGGCGCGGTGCGGTGCGGGCGCATTTAAGGCGTCGGAGGGTGGTGGCAGCGACAGGTGAGGTAGCTTGGTGGGTGCGCGCACCTGCTTTTTGTTTCGGTCCAGCCGGGGACTGCGACGCCCTGCCGCTGGTCGGTCTCTGGTCGGGCTCCAACCTCTCTCTACGTACCACCGTTCTTGCCACATGACACGTTTTAGGATTTTCAATCAGGAGATGATGCACTTGCGG from Triticum aestivum cultivar Chinese Spring chromosome 3B, IWGSC CS RefSeq v2.1, whole genome shotgun sequence includes these protein-coding regions:
- the LOC123067529 gene encoding serine/threonine-protein phosphatase 7 long form homolog, yielding MTLEDMAMISGLPIDGQAVTGRVSVVNWRERTGILIGVQPDDPQEGKADTARVRHSWLKLVRGDTNPCPQGANDVVVQQYARAYLWYVLTKVVFSNAIGNSALWMFLELLNNWDTQYSWGSAALAYLYRQLDLACRRKGDTSSLSGFVWSLSVWMWERIPVGRPDFKNPLMANPRGNHDGLHDDDPYRRPTLAYYWEQVTVYTGSSHVRYKCYMNELDTLTAEQVYWLPYVEDRDFDLNEMCTRDSHLWRARCPMICFFAVEWHFVDRVAGQFGRRQGIPIEESKEEMLSLHRFDRRNNQDISDWANKHRAWIEIWNQKDTLVQSENRPHNQSAYQKYQVWYADRYRLKLKPGWTHEEWSELVSEDPETAQGYQTFNTAGRELLLCVNDANVALSHPPGGALSERTLRSTMEKFKKRFHKMAAMLSCHGAQSSDVYAPGSRAARANKRHYVQNEEDIKEEVNEEEPAHQEEPTHYDEH